In Sulfurospirillum tamanense, one DNA window encodes the following:
- a CDS encoding type IV pilus modification PilV family protein: protein MRSGFSMITAIIFIVLVATLGMLALSLSTQTTKQTTDLFLREQAELLAQSATEFALLAFSGHDINATNGCLQEINAQYPEAGINALFDINITLRYLGRGLPCDAGFIIDNNITTNDSNLTLIIDTVVTSSAATEPIRFHRRTLQKP, encoded by the coding sequence ATGCGATCTGGGTTTAGCATGATTACAGCAATTATCTTCATTGTTTTAGTGGCTACTTTAGGCATGCTGGCACTTTCGCTTTCCACCCAAACCACCAAGCAAACCACCGATTTATTTTTGCGCGAACAAGCCGAACTCTTAGCCCAAAGTGCTACAGAGTTTGCTCTTTTGGCTTTTTCTGGTCATGATATTAACGCCACCAACGGATGTCTACAGGAAATCAATGCCCAATACCCAGAAGCTGGCATCAATGCTCTATTTGACATTAACATCACGCTTCGCTACCTTGGGCGCGGTCTCCCGTGTGATGCTGGGTTTATTATTGACAATAATATCACGACCAATGATTCTAATCTTACTCTCATCATCGACACGGTTGTAACCTCCAGTGCCGCTACCGAACCCATTCGTTTTCACCGTCGCACCCTGCAAAAACCCTAA
- the hpf gene encoding ribosome hibernation-promoting factor, HPF/YfiA family: MNTSIVGKQFELTEAIKGYIEGGFDSLSKYSLDIISARAVITADEKKGRKGFGVELIINLAHMDTVVIKQKEKDLYAAVDLAVERAKKVLRRHHDKVTAHRTKTEETPSVKEVAEKIDGVDEIVPMELDLYKPMEIEEALEKLKESGRQFLVFNDQEAKLRVLYKRTDEKFGLY; encoded by the coding sequence ATGAACACTAGTATTGTTGGAAAACAATTCGAACTCACCGAAGCTATTAAAGGCTACATCGAAGGTGGATTTGATTCTTTAAGCAAATACAGCTTAGACATCATCTCTGCACGCGCCGTCATCACTGCGGATGAGAAAAAAGGAAGAAAAGGCTTTGGGGTTGAACTGATTATCAATCTTGCACACATGGACACTGTTGTCATCAAACAAAAAGAAAAAGACCTCTACGCTGCAGTTGATTTAGCGGTTGAGCGGGCCAAAAAAGTGCTTCGCCGACACCATGACAAAGTCACAGCACACCGCACCAAAACCGAAGAGACACCTTCTGTAAAAGAAGTGGCTGAAAAAATCGATGGCGTAGATGAGATTGTTCCCATGGAACTAGACTTGTACAAACCCATGGAAATCGAAGAAGCGCTTGAAAAACTCAAAGAAAGCGGACGACAGTTTCTTGTTTTTAACGACCAAGAAGCAAAACTGCGCGTCCTTTACAAGCGCACAGACGAAAAATTTGGCTTGTATTAG
- the recG gene encoding ATP-dependent DNA helicase RecG gives MQPSNPKDAKDFSKLGVTSLLDLALYLPHHHDNHCLTQTPMLGDVIVSLTCKGLARHAKTLHVKAWCETWQKEVRGVIFNPKPFHFALFKEGQTCYVSAKAEFSFGVWQLVQPKVIRVVGVVVPRYKTPLQNARMIALVSAYVHKDKLMEAGLNAHEAGVLTALHGATQEAIRMRKKPYFLEHVVPVLKRVEVLNHLQKLLKKKRYFKASATLNSPVDPFVKSLPFVLTDDQRRVIGEIREDFVKEHAAKRVIMGDVGCGKTMVILASMVMAYPKKSLLMVPTTILAVQIFKEAQRFLPPHMHLALVTSATKEGTLAQADCIIGTHALLFEPLPQCDLVMVDEQHRFGTKQREGIKKLTRREGAHPHFLQFTATPIPRTLSMMNATLVDYSFIKQMPFVKKITTSLIGKADFKQLLEHIEKEVALGHQVAIIYPLTQESEIHAYQSLEEGRAFWEKRFEGVFVTHGKDKDKEAVLAHFAKEGDILLATTVVEVGISLPKLSTVVIVGAEHLGLASLHQLRGRVSRTGLEGYCFLFTYKEASKRLEDFTRTLDGFEIAELDLKYRRSGDVLSGDVQHGDQFEWFDMGQDRGILEEIKERVGA, from the coding sequence ATGCAGCCCAGTAATCCCAAAGACGCCAAGGATTTTTCAAAACTTGGCGTCACCTCCCTTTTAGACCTCGCCCTTTACCTTCCTCATCATCACGACAACCACTGCCTCACACAAACACCAATGTTAGGTGACGTGATCGTAAGCCTTACATGTAAAGGGTTGGCGCGCCATGCGAAAACCTTACATGTAAAGGCATGGTGCGAAACGTGGCAAAAGGAAGTGCGCGGGGTTATTTTTAACCCAAAACCCTTTCATTTTGCCTTGTTTAAAGAGGGGCAAACGTGCTACGTGAGTGCCAAAGCGGAGTTTAGTTTTGGCGTGTGGCAATTGGTACAACCCAAAGTCATTCGGGTCGTAGGTGTCGTGGTGCCTCGCTACAAAACCCCCTTGCAAAATGCGCGGATGATAGCACTGGTAAGTGCGTACGTACACAAAGACAAGCTCATGGAAGCGGGACTAAACGCCCATGAAGCGGGGGTGTTAACAGCATTGCATGGAGCAACCCAAGAAGCTATTAGGATGCGAAAAAAGCCGTACTTTTTAGAACACGTGGTGCCGGTGCTAAAACGCGTGGAAGTGCTCAATCATCTTCAAAAACTCCTCAAAAAAAAGCGTTATTTTAAGGCTTCGGCCACGCTAAACTCACCCGTCGACCCCTTTGTGAAAAGCCTCCCTTTTGTTCTTACGGACGACCAAAGACGGGTGATTGGGGAGATACGCGAGGATTTTGTGAAAGAACACGCGGCTAAACGTGTCATCATGGGCGACGTGGGGTGTGGAAAAACGATGGTGATTTTAGCTTCCATGGTGATGGCCTACCCTAAAAAATCTCTTTTGATGGTGCCTACAACGATTTTAGCCGTGCAGATTTTTAAAGAAGCCCAACGATTTCTTCCGCCACACATGCACCTCGCCCTTGTGACAAGCGCGACTAAAGAGGGCACGTTGGCACAAGCGGATTGCATCATTGGCACCCATGCGTTGTTGTTTGAACCCTTGCCTCAATGCGATTTGGTGATGGTGGACGAACAACACCGCTTTGGCACCAAACAGCGTGAGGGCATCAAAAAACTTACCAGAAGAGAAGGGGCGCATCCGCATTTTTTGCAGTTTACAGCTACGCCCATTCCCCGCACGCTGAGCATGATGAATGCGACATTGGTAGATTATTCGTTTATCAAACAGATGCCTTTTGTTAAAAAAATTACGACCTCGCTCATTGGAAAAGCAGACTTCAAGCAGTTGTTAGAACACATCGAAAAAGAGGTGGCTTTGGGACACCAAGTGGCTATCATCTACCCTTTGACCCAAGAGAGTGAAATTCACGCGTACCAATCCCTAGAAGAGGGGCGAGCGTTTTGGGAAAAGCGCTTTGAGGGAGTATTTGTGACCCATGGAAAGGACAAAGACAAAGAAGCGGTATTGGCCCATTTTGCCAAAGAGGGGGACATCTTGCTTGCGACTACGGTGGTGGAAGTGGGTATTTCGTTGCCCAAACTTTCTACGGTAGTGATTGTGGGGGCAGAACATTTGGGGCTAGCCTCACTACATCAGTTGCGGGGTCGTGTGAGTCGCACGGGTCTGGAAGGGTATTGTTTTTTATTTACCTATAAAGAAGCGTCAAAACGCTTGGAAGATTTTACGCGCACGTTGGATGGATTTGAGATAGCAGAACTTGATCTAAAGTACCGCCGAAGTGGGGACGTTTTGAGTGGCGACGTGCAACACGGAGACCAATTTGAGTGGTTTGACATGGGACAAGATAGAGGGATTTTGGAGGAGATAAAAGAGAGGGTAGGGGCCTAA
- a CDS encoding M16 family metallopeptidase, which yields MSQELLHVNVKGVEVPVVFEQSTTLPIVSLQLVMQVAGSIEDGNTPGLARFVASVLGEGTKTLGAVGFAKKLEQRAITLSANAGTETLVFELGALKEAFDEGIVHLNALLQEPNFTKESVEKVRLMTLGSISRRASDFDYVATTALRELMFEGTPLAHPGLGTSASIKALGLKEVEAFFRTHMDLSNAIVVIGGDLSQEEAKAYAKNVLATLEVGTKRPLPYAQVTKTPKVSVLQKPSEQAYIYFGAPFYMQSGDADSHKARVAAFILGESGFGSRLMEEIRVKRGLAYSAYGKISINRSSSKFTGHLQTKNENKDEAMVLVRSVVEDFVKGGVSEEELAQAKRFLLGSEPLRTETLSQRLSRAFFEYYRGFALGYSKEQLQKIETLSLEELNAFIASHAEIAQLSFAVVTNVDAAQ from the coding sequence TTGAGCCAAGAACTCTTACATGTAAACGTCAAAGGGGTTGAAGTCCCTGTAGTTTTTGAACAAAGCACCACCTTGCCGATTGTCTCGTTACAATTGGTAATGCAAGTGGCTGGAAGCATTGAAGATGGCAACACGCCTGGTCTTGCGCGGTTTGTGGCAAGTGTGTTGGGGGAGGGCACTAAAACTCTGGGTGCAGTTGGGTTTGCTAAAAAACTCGAACAGCGTGCCATCACCCTCTCGGCCAATGCAGGTACGGAAACACTCGTGTTTGAACTAGGCGCCCTAAAAGAAGCGTTTGATGAGGGCATTGTGCACTTAAATGCTTTGCTCCAAGAGCCAAACTTTACCAAAGAAAGCGTAGAAAAAGTTCGCTTGATGACTCTTGGAAGCATCTCCAGACGCGCCAGTGATTTTGACTATGTGGCCACAACGGCCTTGCGCGAACTCATGTTTGAGGGCACGCCTTTGGCGCATCCTGGGCTTGGGACGAGTGCCTCCATTAAGGCTTTGGGTCTTAAGGAAGTGGAAGCCTTTTTTCGCACGCATATGGATTTATCCAATGCCATCGTGGTTATCGGAGGAGATTTAAGCCAAGAGGAAGCCAAAGCATATGCCAAAAACGTGTTAGCGACATTGGAGGTTGGCACAAAACGTCCTTTACCTTACGCCCAAGTAACCAAAACACCCAAAGTGTCCGTGCTGCAAAAACCAAGCGAGCAAGCGTACATCTACTTTGGCGCCCCTTTTTACATGCAAAGTGGCGATGCAGACTCTCACAAAGCGCGGGTTGCCGCGTTTATCTTGGGAGAAAGCGGTTTTGGCAGTCGGCTCATGGAGGAGATTCGCGTCAAACGCGGGCTTGCGTATTCGGCCTATGGAAAGATTAGCATTAACCGTTCTTCGAGTAAATTTACAGGCCATTTGCAAACCAAGAACGAAAACAAAGACGAAGCCATGGTGCTTGTGCGTAGCGTGGTCGAAGATTTCGTTAAAGGAGGCGTTAGCGAAGAAGAGCTTGCCCAAGCCAAACGCTTTTTACTAGGCTCCGAACCTTTGCGCACCGAAACCCTTTCGCAACGCCTCTCCCGCGCCTTTTTTGAGTACTACCGTGGGTTCGCTCTTGGCTATTCTAAAGAACAACTCCAGAAAATAGAAACCCTAAGTTTGGAAGAACTTAATGCTTTTATCGCTTCCCATGCAGAGATTGCGCAGCTTAGTTTCGCGGTTGTGACCAACGTGGATGCAGCCCAGTAA
- a CDS encoding dehypoxanthine futalosine cyclase, whose translation MQRMTNEEALRLIREADLTELGQMALERKRALHPKKITTFVVDRNINYTNVCWVDCKFCAFYRHAKEEDAYVLSFEEIGQKIEELLAIGGTQILFQGGVHPKLKIEWYEGLVEWISTHYPQITIHGFSAIEIDYIAKISKISTREVLERLHVKGLFSIPGAGAEILSDRVRDIVAPKKLDSAQWIDIHRQAHKIGMKSTATMMFGTVETDEEIVKHWEMIRDLQDETQGFRAFIMWSFQGKNTKLLAEFPELKKQSPNRYLRLLAVSRLYLDNFPNIQSSWVTQGSYVGQLALLFGANDLGSTMMEENVVAAAGVTNQMNQGEMIRLISDVGEIPAKRNTAYEILETFS comes from the coding sequence ATGCAGCGAATGACCAACGAAGAGGCCTTGCGCCTCATCCGTGAAGCCGATTTGACCGAGCTTGGTCAAATGGCTTTAGAGCGAAAACGCGCCCTTCATCCCAAAAAAATCACCACCTTTGTCGTAGACCGTAACATCAACTACACCAATGTGTGTTGGGTGGATTGTAAATTTTGCGCCTTTTACCGCCATGCTAAAGAAGAAGACGCGTATGTGTTAAGCTTCGAAGAAATCGGCCAAAAAATCGAAGAGCTTTTAGCCATCGGTGGGACACAGATTTTGTTCCAAGGGGGCGTGCACCCGAAGCTTAAAATCGAATGGTACGAAGGGTTGGTGGAGTGGATAAGCACCCATTATCCGCAAATCACCATCCACGGATTTTCGGCCATAGAGATTGATTACATCGCCAAAATCTCTAAAATTAGCACCCGTGAAGTGCTAGAACGCTTACATGTAAAGGGTTTGTTTTCCATTCCTGGAGCGGGAGCTGAGATATTAAGCGACCGTGTGCGGGATATTGTTGCGCCTAAAAAACTTGACAGCGCCCAGTGGATTGACATTCACCGTCAAGCCCACAAGATTGGCATGAAATCCACCGCAACGATGATGTTTGGCACAGTGGAAACCGATGAGGAGATTGTGAAGCACTGGGAGATGATTCGGGATTTGCAAGATGAAACGCAGGGGTTTCGCGCCTTTATCATGTGGAGTTTTCAGGGTAAAAACACCAAACTCTTGGCGGAATTTCCCGAGCTTAAAAAACAATCCCCCAACCGCTACTTGCGCCTTTTGGCGGTGAGTCGGCTGTACCTAGACAATTTTCCCAACATCCAAAGTTCGTGGGTGACACAAGGAAGCTATGTGGGGCAACTGGCATTGCTCTTTGGCGCAAATGATTTGGGCAGTACGATGATGGAAGAAAATGTCGTCGCAGCCGCGGGTGTGACCAACCAAATGAATCAGGGCGAAATGATTCGCCTCATTAGCGATGTGGGTGAAATTCCCGCAAAGCGAAACACTGCCTATGAAATTCTTGAAACCTTTTCTTAA
- a CDS encoding helix-turn-helix transcriptional regulator has translation MNPALKPYLPVCEAIGKLFAPNVEVVLHDLEAKKLVFIANAFTKRRAGDAMLSQPKVPENGDWVGPYDKNLEEGKSAKAVTVMLKDAQEKPVGMLCINYDITPAKALMESLKSIVGCVQPVPSPGAFFSQNWKEHTDELIAQFLSERNVSLQGLSANEKRELVVSLEAQGTFAIRNAVGYVCGVLAVSRATIYNWLKQQREA, from the coding sequence ATGAATCCAGCACTTAAACCCTACCTTCCCGTATGCGAAGCCATCGGAAAACTGTTTGCGCCCAATGTCGAGGTGGTCTTGCATGACCTTGAAGCCAAAAAATTGGTTTTTATTGCCAATGCCTTTACTAAGCGTCGCGCAGGGGATGCTATGCTAAGCCAGCCAAAGGTACCAGAAAATGGCGATTGGGTGGGGCCTTATGATAAAAATTTAGAAGAGGGAAAGTCGGCAAAAGCGGTGACTGTGATGCTTAAAGATGCGCAAGAAAAGCCCGTTGGAATGCTGTGCATTAATTACGACATTACTCCTGCCAAAGCCTTGATGGAGTCCCTAAAAAGCATCGTTGGCTGTGTTCAGCCTGTGCCTAGCCCGGGTGCGTTTTTTTCCCAAAACTGGAAAGAGCACACCGATGAGCTCATTGCGCAGTTTTTGAGTGAACGCAATGTGTCCCTTCAGGGGTTAAGTGCAAACGAAAAGCGAGAACTCGTGGTCTCTTTGGAGGCTCAGGGCACCTTTGCTATTCGCAACGCAGTAGGGTATGTGTGTGGCGTACTTGCCGTGTCGCGCGCCACCATTTACAATTGGCTAAAACAACAACGCGAAGCCTAA
- a CDS encoding NAD(P)-dependent oxidoreductase has protein sequence MIGFIGLGNLGSAISKRLASQGHEVMVWNRTQGKATALGFPVASSPKALMEACDTVLLCLFDSPAVKAVLTMKEGLLEGMKEGKTLIDLSTNHFEAVLEFHSLVTQVGAAYLECPVFGSVVPASKGEVTLVASGEEKTFLTCKPLLESFGKNIFFLPEAGSASKMKLINNLCLGSFMATLAECTALGEACGIEKKELLGILGVGGGQSLVLAAKTQKLIDEDFSPHFSNAAINKDLHCLQDLAYSLNRPLYSASVTKELYSKMKMLGRGEEDFSSIYRLFK, from the coding sequence ATGATAGGATTTATTGGACTTGGAAATTTAGGCAGCGCCATCAGTAAACGTCTAGCAAGCCAAGGGCATGAGGTAATGGTCTGGAACCGCACTCAGGGCAAAGCCACCGCCCTTGGTTTTCCTGTGGCAAGCTCACCCAAAGCGCTCATGGAAGCGTGCGACACGGTACTGTTGTGCTTGTTTGACTCTCCCGCGGTCAAAGCGGTGCTTACTATGAAAGAGGGATTGCTAGAAGGCATGAAAGAAGGCAAAACCCTCATCGACCTTAGCACCAATCACTTTGAAGCGGTGCTTGAATTTCATAGCCTTGTGACACAAGTGGGCGCGGCGTACCTTGAGTGTCCAGTATTTGGAAGCGTGGTGCCTGCAAGTAAAGGTGAAGTGACATTGGTGGCTTCGGGCGAAGAGAAAACATTCCTTACATGTAAGCCATTATTAGAAAGCTTTGGGAAAAACATTTTCTTTTTGCCAGAAGCAGGAAGTGCGTCAAAAATGAAACTTATCAACAACCTTTGCCTAGGCTCTTTTATGGCAACACTCGCCGAATGCACCGCTCTAGGGGAAGCATGCGGGATAGAAAAAAAAGAGTTGCTTGGCATCTTGGGTGTAGGCGGGGGACAGTCGTTGGTTTTGGCAGCCAAAACCCAAAAACTCATCGACGAAGATTTCTCACCTCATTTTAGCAACGCCGCCATCAACAAAGACTTGCACTGCTTGCAAGACTTGGCCTACTCCTTAAACCGTCCTCTTTATAGTGCTAGTGTTACCAAAGAATTGTACTCAAAAATGAAGATGCTCGGCCGTGGTGAGGAGGATTTTAGTTCTATCTATCGGTTGTTTAAATAA
- a CDS encoding rhodanese-like domain-containing protein, translated as MRSTFVGALALTTALLFTGCATTSSTTSPAAAQAVLTKPSASVQKFIDQYKLEVVDYEYTRSKLGNGMRSGSKAVFIDSRPDRLYNAATIPSSIQIHDTDFKEHVVRIKDVPKDKEIIVFCQGWECAKSPKVAGWLKEMGYTNVKLYQAGYPEWVTKDYAEIGTGTIKAAFDKNGAFMIDARPYKMFLAETIPGAISMNDTEMPQLMGRFPVDKATPIITFCAGWECHKSHAVAQKLVSLGYTDVANYSAGLPAWKKAGLKTTKGSDEAAAGGAVTLSKPFLGPVKKGLDEGSVDGQWFLEVYKNLPADVTVVDARRSDERAAGAILGTVHVSLEENSTEEFLAKLPKKGYIIFHCAAGGRAMEAQMKAKNAGMTNAVFLDAGIKCAGSDCKITPNDPLDPMDW; from the coding sequence ATGCGTTCTACATTTGTTGGTGCATTAGCACTTACCACCGCTCTACTTTTCACCGGGTGTGCTACAACCTCTAGCACAACTTCTCCCGCCGCAGCACAAGCGGTTTTAACCAAGCCTTCTGCGTCTGTTCAGAAGTTTATCGACCAGTACAAGCTTGAAGTGGTCGATTATGAATATACCCGTTCTAAACTTGGAAACGGAATGCGTTCAGGCTCTAAAGCTGTTTTTATTGACTCACGTCCAGACAGACTTTACAATGCAGCTACCATTCCTTCCAGTATTCAAATTCACGACACAGACTTTAAAGAGCACGTGGTGCGCATTAAAGATGTTCCCAAAGACAAAGAAATCATCGTTTTTTGCCAAGGTTGGGAATGTGCTAAGAGTCCAAAAGTAGCAGGATGGCTCAAGGAGATGGGCTATACTAACGTTAAGCTTTATCAAGCGGGCTACCCTGAGTGGGTCACCAAAGACTACGCAGAAATTGGTACTGGAACCATTAAAGCTGCTTTTGACAAAAATGGTGCGTTTATGATTGATGCACGGCCTTACAAAATGTTTTTAGCTGAAACCATTCCAGGTGCTATTTCCATGAATGATACTGAAATGCCTCAGCTTATGGGTCGTTTTCCTGTAGATAAAGCTACCCCAATTATCACCTTTTGCGCAGGATGGGAGTGTCATAAATCTCATGCAGTAGCCCAAAAGCTTGTCTCTCTTGGCTATACAGATGTTGCCAACTACTCCGCAGGTCTTCCTGCATGGAAAAAAGCAGGTCTTAAAACTACCAAAGGTAGCGACGAAGCAGCTGCAGGTGGCGCTGTAACTCTTAGTAAACCCTTTTTGGGCCCAGTTAAAAAAGGGTTAGATGAAGGTTCAGTGGATGGTCAATGGTTCCTTGAAGTGTACAAAAACCTTCCTGCCGATGTTACTGTAGTAGACGCGCGCCGAAGCGACGAACGTGCTGCTGGGGCAATTCTAGGAACAGTACATGTATCATTGGAAGAGAACTCTACTGAAGAATTTTTGGCTAAACTTCCAAAAAAAGGCTACATTATTTTCCATTGTGCTGCTGGCGGACGTGCCATGGAAGCGCAGATGAAGGCCAAGAATGCTGGAATGACTAATGCAGTATTTTTAGATGCAGGCATTAAATGTGCAGGCAGTGATTGTAAGATTACTCCCAATGATCCATTAGACCCAATGGATTGGTAG